Proteins from a single region of Allofrancisella inopinata:
- a CDS encoding Nif3-like dinuclear metal center hexameric protein, whose translation MHFKDLEKFLNNYFEIDIYKDYAPNGLQIQGSKNIKKVITGVTACQVLIDKAIDENADAIIVHHGYFWKGESYPITGIKYQRIAKLIKNGIHLFAYHLPLDGHREIGNNVLLAKKLNLENISFFDAGVKPDISVIGDCNLDFTSFSNLLTKTLDREPLIINANSSNKKVAICTGGAQDFIEYAYNAGATTFISGEISERTTHIARELGINYIAAGHHATEREGVKAIANLLEEKLNLEAKFIDISNPA comes from the coding sequence ATGCACTTTAAAGACCTAGAAAAGTTTCTAAATAATTATTTTGAAATAGATATCTATAAAGACTATGCACCTAATGGCTTGCAAATACAAGGCAGCAAAAACATCAAGAAAGTTATAACTGGAGTAACAGCTTGCCAGGTTTTAATTGATAAGGCTATAGACGAAAATGCTGATGCTATAATAGTGCATCATGGCTATTTTTGGAAAGGTGAAAGTTACCCTATTACTGGAATAAAATATCAACGCATAGCAAAACTTATCAAAAATGGGATACATTTATTTGCTTACCATTTACCTCTAGATGGTCATAGAGAAATTGGCAATAACGTACTACTAGCTAAAAAGTTAAATTTGGAAAATATTTCTTTTTTTGATGCTGGAGTGAAGCCTGACATTTCAGTGATAGGTGATTGTAATCTAGACTTTACTAGTTTCAGTAACCTTTTAACAAAAACTCTAGATAGAGAGCCTTTAATTATCAATGCTAACAGCTCAAACAAAAAAGTAGCTATATGTACTGGTGGTGCTCAAGATTTCATAGAATATGCTTATAATGCGGGAGCAACTACATTTATATCAGGTGAAATATCAGAACGTACAACTCATATTGCTAGAGAACTAGGTATAAACTATATCGCAGCCGGTCATCATGCAACTGAAAGAGAAGGTGTGAAAGCTATTGCAAATCTTCTTGAAGAAAAACTCAATTTAGAAGCTAAATTTATAGATATTAGTAACCCAGCTTGA
- the ispG gene encoding flavodoxin-dependent (E)-4-hydroxy-3-methylbut-2-enyl-diphosphate synthase: MYKTSVVKVGDILIGGNNPVVVQSMTDTYTADVDKTVKQILALHKAGSEIVRITVNDEEAAKVVPMIVKELAQHDCHVPLVGDFHYNGHTLLSKYPECAKALAKYRINPGNVGFGKKKDTQFAEIIKIAIANDKPVRIGVNWGSLDQSLLARLIDENNSSANPLDLKEIMHKALITSALESAKYAQDLGLPKDKIIISCKVSEVQDLIAVYQKLAKECDYALHLGLTEAGMGTKGIVASAISLGILLQQGIGNTIRVSLTPAPNAPRTEEVRVCREILQNLGLRTFTPSVTSCPGCGRTTSSFFRELTSQVKEYLDEKMHQWKEEYKGVENMKVAVMGCVVNGPGESKNADIGISLPGSGESPVAPVFIDGKKSHTLRGDNISKEFIEIVENYVKNNYGKVGE; encoded by the coding sequence ATGTATAAAACAAGTGTTGTAAAAGTTGGTGATATTTTAATTGGTGGTAATAACCCTGTGGTAGTGCAGTCAATGACTGATACTTACACTGCTGATGTAGATAAAACAGTAAAGCAAATTTTGGCATTACATAAAGCTGGTAGTGAAATTGTAAGAATTACAGTAAATGATGAAGAAGCTGCCAAGGTGGTTCCTATGATTGTAAAAGAGCTAGCACAACATGATTGTCATGTACCTTTGGTAGGGGACTTTCACTATAATGGCCATACTCTTTTGAGTAAATATCCAGAATGCGCAAAAGCATTAGCCAAATATAGAATTAATCCAGGTAATGTTGGCTTTGGGAAGAAAAAAGATACTCAGTTTGCTGAAATTATAAAAATAGCTATAGCAAACGATAAACCTGTACGTATAGGAGTTAATTGGGGAAGTTTAGATCAAAGTTTACTGGCAAGATTAATAGATGAAAATAACTCTTCTGCTAATCCGTTAGATTTAAAAGAAATAATGCATAAAGCCCTTATAACATCAGCTTTAGAAAGTGCTAAATATGCTCAAGACTTAGGGCTGCCAAAAGATAAAATAATAATCTCATGTAAAGTAAGCGAAGTCCAGGATTTGATTGCTGTTTACCAAAAATTAGCTAAAGAATGCGATTACGCTTTGCACCTTGGGCTTACAGAAGCTGGTATGGGCACGAAAGGTATAGTTGCTAGTGCTATTAGTTTAGGTATACTTTTACAACAAGGTATTGGCAATACTATACGAGTATCATTAACACCAGCCCCAAATGCTCCACGCACAGAGGAGGTTAGAGTCTGTCGTGAGATATTGCAAAATCTCGGTTTAAGAACGTTTACTCCAAGTGTAACATCTTGTCCTGGATGTGGTAGAACAACAAGCTCATTTTTTAGGGAGCTAACTAGCCAAGTCAAAGAATATCTTGATGAGAAGATGCACCAATGGAAAGAAGAATATAAAGGTGTTGAAAACATGAAGGTTGCTGTTATGGGTTGTGTGGTAAATGGCCCTGGTGAGTCTAAAAATGCTGATATTGGAATTAGTTTACCTGGTAGTGGAGAATCACCAGTAGCACCTGTATTTATAGACGGTAAAAAGTCTCATACATTAAGAGGTGATAATATCTCTAAAGAGTTTATAGAGATAGTCGAAAATTATGTTAAAAATAATTATGGAAAAGTGGGTGAATAG
- the pgeF gene encoding peptidoglycan editing factor PgeF has translation MSVVFIKTPFPKLKFGYTNNTQGFSKGKFAKFNLSDSVGDNPLAVEKNRNLFKSCVNANVKWLRQNHTNIIKSFSEYDGGFCDAIFTDKPNQVCAVLTADCLPILLFDKRMTKVAAIHAGWKGLAHGVLEVSLKEFIGFDLVAWLGPCITQPYYEVGQDVYDSFIKQDETFIQAFKPKGENKYLFDIKFIAKQILNSNHCFDVVDSGLCTFSNKRFYSYRKEGVTGRQASFIWFE, from the coding sequence ATGTCAGTAGTTTTTATTAAAACGCCATTCCCAAAGCTTAAATTTGGCTATACAAATAATACTCAAGGATTTAGTAAAGGAAAGTTTGCTAAGTTTAACTTATCTGATAGTGTTGGAGATAATCCTCTAGCAGTGGAAAAAAATCGTAATTTATTTAAATCGTGTGTAAATGCCAATGTTAAGTGGCTTAGACAAAACCATACAAATATTATCAAAAGTTTCAGTGAATATGATGGAGGATTCTGTGATGCAATCTTTACAGATAAACCAAATCAAGTCTGTGCTGTATTGACAGCAGATTGCCTTCCTATTTTACTTTTTGATAAAAGAATGACAAAAGTAGCTGCAATACATGCTGGTTGGAAAGGCTTGGCTCATGGAGTATTAGAAGTTAGCTTAAAAGAATTTATAGGTTTTGATCTTGTTGCGTGGCTTGGACCTTGTATAACACAACCGTATTATGAAGTTGGTCAAGATGTGTATGATAGTTTTATCAAGCAAGACGAAACGTTTATCCAAGCTTTTAAACCAAAAGGAGAAAATAAATATCTTTTTGATATTAAGTTTATTGCTAAGCAAATTTTAAATAGTAATCATTGTTTTGATGTAGTTGATTCAGGTTTATGTACATTTAGTAATAAAAGATTCTATTCCTACCGTAAAGAAGGGGTTACAGGCAGACAAGCTAGTTTTATATGGTTTGAGTAA
- a CDS encoding aminopeptidase P family protein, whose amino-acid sequence MSQKLQILRKLMNEKGYDFYLVPSVDDHNNEYVPECWQYRSWISDFDGSAGDVLVTLDHAYLSTDGRYFSQAEYQLAKGDFTLLKQASFESEIEKWLAKSFAGKMMAIDPKKIGITRVSNLLDIAIKSGGKIIFDNENLVARAQQELNQVVAVPTARIFEQQIQYAGQSVESKLNTIRKELKEKSQNALVVSSLDEVMWTLNIRGRDIEHTPVAISYLVVTLEEVYFYIDSSKLDAQIRDYLSSNNITVKEYTQFFEDLATYEAKYLLDATSASYAIKQAIEKNSKSSILVDRSPIVLSKAIKNSVEINGAKDAHRKDAAAFIKWWYWLENNYQGINELQAVAKLAECRAQQKGYVEDSFPYIVGHGANGAVIHYKPKNNSQLKTLDDQAPLLCDSGGQYNEGTTDITRVLHFGRPTKEHRRYYTLVLKGHLALGRAVFPKGTTGSHLDVLAREHLWHFCADYSHGTGHGVGSFLGVHEGPQRINSVSKVELMPGMILSNEPGAYFPGEFGIRIENLCYVKQRNQESPTGHGPFYCFEDLTLIPYEYKLIETYMLTYTEKKTINNYYSRVRKEVLPLIEEKEVKDFLLFKTRHIK is encoded by the coding sequence ATGTCACAAAAATTACAAATTTTAAGAAAGTTAATGAATGAAAAAGGCTATGATTTTTATCTAGTGCCTTCAGTAGACGACCATAATAACGAATACGTACCTGAGTGTTGGCAGTATCGTAGTTGGATTAGTGATTTTGATGGATCTGCAGGAGATGTTTTAGTAACTTTAGATCATGCATACTTATCTACAGATGGTAGATATTTTTCTCAAGCTGAATATCAGTTAGCAAAGGGTGATTTTACTTTATTAAAGCAAGCTAGCTTTGAATCTGAAATTGAAAAATGGTTAGCTAAAAGTTTTGCTGGCAAAATGATGGCTATAGATCCTAAAAAAATAGGTATAACTAGAGTTTCAAATTTATTAGATATTGCAATAAAATCTGGTGGAAAGATAATTTTTGATAATGAGAATTTGGTTGCAAGAGCTCAGCAAGAATTAAATCAAGTAGTAGCTGTACCAACTGCAAGAATATTTGAACAGCAAATCCAATACGCCGGTCAATCTGTTGAATCAAAGCTAAACACTATCCGTAAAGAGTTAAAAGAAAAATCTCAAAATGCTTTAGTGGTTTCTAGTTTAGATGAAGTCATGTGGACTCTTAATATTCGCGGTAGAGATATTGAGCATACTCCAGTAGCTATTAGTTACTTAGTTGTAACTTTAGAAGAAGTTTACTTTTATATTGATAGTTCTAAGTTAGACGCTCAAATAAGAGATTATTTATCAAGTAATAATATTACAGTCAAAGAGTACACACAATTTTTTGAGGATTTGGCTACCTATGAAGCTAAGTATCTATTAGATGCTACTAGCGCTAGCTATGCTATAAAACAAGCAATTGAGAAGAATTCTAAAAGTTCAATACTAGTGGATAGATCACCTATTGTGTTAAGTAAAGCTATAAAAAACTCAGTAGAAATAAATGGCGCTAAAGATGCTCATAGAAAAGACGCAGCAGCGTTCATAAAATGGTGGTATTGGCTAGAGAATAATTACCAAGGGATCAATGAGCTACAAGCTGTTGCTAAGTTAGCTGAATGTAGAGCACAGCAAAAAGGCTATGTTGAAGATAGTTTTCCATATATTGTAGGGCATGGTGCTAATGGTGCCGTTATACATTATAAGCCCAAAAATAATTCTCAGTTAAAAACACTTGACGACCAAGCACCCTTGCTATGCGATTCTGGAGGGCAATATAATGAAGGTACTACAGATATAACTAGAGTATTACATTTTGGTAGACCAACTAAAGAGCATAGAAGATATTATACTTTAGTGTTAAAGGGACATTTAGCTTTAGGTAGAGCTGTATTTCCAAAAGGAACTACAGGGTCTCATTTGGATGTTTTAGCCCGTGAGCATTTATGGCATTTTTGTGCTGATTATAGTCATGGTACAGGACACGGTGTGGGTAGTTTCTTGGGAGTTCATGAAGGCCCTCAACGTATTAATTCAGTTTCTAAAGTTGAGCTAATGCCTGGTATGATATTAAGTAATGAGCCAGGAGCATATTTTCCAGGTGAGTTTGGTATTAGGATAGAAAATTTATGTTATGTTAAACAACGTAACCAAGAATCTCCTACAGGTCACGGACCATTTTATTGTTTCGAGGATTTAACTTTAATACCTTATGAATATAAGTTAATAGAAACGTATATGCTGACGTACACAGAGAAGAAAACTATAAATAACTATTATAGTAGAGTTAGAAAAGAAGTCTTACCATTAATTGAAGAAAAAGAAGTGAAAGATTTTTTATTATTTAAAACAAGACATATTAAATAA
- a CDS encoding DNA/RNA non-specific endonuclease — MDKKHIKIFFYLGIAVIAGFSGAYFDKYNLKEKFINFRHAVYDYFTREPTKNYTPEDDKNIIARFFSESEEAKKQQINQFNNLKQYAPQRTLPAVTDYCHGFLEFGNPSFDITNGLGQSNLYLCRDGYVVGYNYQTKQASWVAFKLTKAKIANKQKRDDAFREDTDVPFVYRAQLSDYKKSGYDRGHLASYASTDFSEKSAEQSFLLSNISPQKAGLNRQGWGALETDERIWANMYNSIYVYAGPIYKKQKIHKTIGDNKIAVPDYFFKIIYVPSKNKAIAFVMPNSRVEKRKVADYRTSITDIEDRTGLHFLINIPEREAVVGKVSPMWHTTYF; from the coding sequence ATGGATAAAAAACATATTAAAATATTTTTCTATCTTGGTATCGCTGTAATTGCAGGGTTTTCTGGAGCATATTTTGATAAGTATAATCTTAAAGAAAAATTTATAAACTTTAGACATGCTGTCTATGATTATTTTACTAGAGAGCCAACTAAAAATTATACTCCAGAAGATGATAAAAATATTATAGCAAGGTTTTTTTCTGAAAGTGAAGAAGCAAAAAAGCAACAAATAAACCAGTTTAATAATTTAAAACAATATGCTCCACAAAGAACTTTACCCGCTGTTACTGATTACTGTCATGGTTTTCTGGAATTTGGTAACCCTAGTTTTGATATTACTAATGGGTTAGGTCAGTCTAATTTGTACCTGTGTAGAGATGGCTATGTGGTTGGTTATAATTATCAAACTAAGCAAGCTAGTTGGGTTGCTTTTAAGCTTACTAAAGCAAAGATTGCTAATAAACAAAAACGGGATGATGCTTTTCGTGAAGACACTGATGTGCCTTTTGTTTATAGGGCTCAATTAAGTGACTATAAAAAATCTGGTTATGATAGAGGACATCTTGCTTCATATGCTTCTACTGATTTTAGTGAAAAATCAGCAGAACAGTCATTTTTACTTTCTAATATTTCTCCACAAAAAGCTGGCCTAAATAGACAAGGGTGGGGAGCTTTAGAAACAGATGAGCGTATTTGGGCAAATATGTATAATAGTATTTATGTTTATGCAGGTCCAATATACAAAAAACAAAAAATCCATAAAACGATAGGTGATAATAAAATAGCAGTACCTGATTATTTTTTTAAGATAATATATGTACCTTCTAAAAATAAAGCTATAGCTTTTGTAATGCCAAATTCTAGAGTTGAGAAGAGAAAAGTCGCTGATTACAGAACTTCTATAACAGACATTGAGGACCGTACAGGCTTACATTTTTTAATTAATATACCAGAAAGAGAAGCTGTTGTAGGTAAAGTTTCTCCAATGTGGCATACTACTTATTTTTAA
- a CDS encoding DUF1311 domain-containing protein, translating to MKALIVASIVSLPIIVFSETNCNGNTYEINQCLKQKMQNLDKKLDKIGSHNIQQFKKYSYKICSTISSAYKGGSYEAIKYGNCIITLDEWYIEQLKK from the coding sequence ATAAAGGCCTTAATCGTCGCTAGTATAGTAAGCTTACCCATAATAGTGTTTTCGGAAACCAACTGCAATGGTAATACTTATGAAATTAATCAGTGTTTAAAACAAAAAATGCAAAATCTTGATAAAAAGTTAGATAAAATAGGAAGTCATAACATCCAACAATTTAAAAAATATAGCTATAAAATTTGCTCAACTATAAGTTCTGCCTACAAAGGTGGTAGCTACGAAGCTATAAAATATGGAAATTGTATTATTACTCTTGATGAATGGTATATTGAGCAGTTAAAGAAATGA
- a CDS encoding UPF0149 family protein, producing the protein MQKNKKPNFEDINEALKVMQALPSASEAHGLLCALFSFGAEVKFTAWSDSLMTKSLEQGDVIAASALQTMKELYDFTKNQFDEKGLSFDLFIPGDEESLSYRAEGLSHWIKGFLSGVGLFGLDYENAESKEVKEAIHDLMQISYMDYSSLEDNDTSESDFLELLEYTRVAVLLIDSEKV; encoded by the coding sequence ATGCAAAAAAATAAAAAACCTAATTTTGAAGATATAAATGAAGCTTTGAAAGTTATGCAAGCTTTGCCAAGTGCTTCAGAAGCTCATGGATTATTGTGCGCTTTATTTAGTTTTGGTGCAGAAGTCAAGTTTACAGCTTGGTCTGACTCACTGATGACTAAGTCACTTGAACAAGGAGATGTTATAGCAGCATCTGCTCTACAAACTATGAAAGAACTATATGATTTTACAAAAAATCAGTTTGATGAAAAAGGCTTAAGTTTTGACTTATTTATTCCAGGGGACGAGGAGTCTCTTAGCTACCGTGCTGAAGGCCTTAGTCATTGGATTAAGGGCTTTTTATCAGGAGTGGGCTTATTTGGATTAGATTACGAAAACGCTGAAAGTAAAGAGGTAAAAGAGGCTATTCATGACCTTATGCAAATATCATATATGGATTATAGTAGTTTAGAAGATAATGATACTAGCGAAAGCGATTTTTTGGAATTATTAGAATACACACGTGTAGCTGTGCTTCTAATAGATAGTGAAAAGGTTTAG
- a CDS encoding FAD-dependent monooxygenase translates to MASKYDIAIVGGGVVGLLTSLALAKAKLNIIHIEKDELEVKNDNRSLALSYSSIAFLNTLEIWDKITSSTQPIQKVHISDKGKYGRAEIFAKDENLPFLGTIAPMQELLRVALEAVANNPNITKSFATNVEGLENQDQSYSLAVKHKNSSHQEVIQAKLIIACDGANSSIRKMLDVAAKTTDYEQDAIVFDIQTELEHKNTAFERFMSDGVLAVLPKTDNIMGCVWTVDRSQSKSKLNLDVKEFEKLIQGRFGYRLGQLKLVSKPAVFPLYLMQSEEMYKQNVLFFGNALHFLHPVSGQGLNLSIRDIGFLYDLLNNDFSEQTLNQKLAEFAKVRKPDHDRTIYIIHGFIRWFVSDDPKLAASRNIGLHLLQRSKLAKKALSRVMMGKLSKGSTLMRKVVE, encoded by the coding sequence ATGGCTAGTAAATATGATATAGCAATAGTAGGAGGAGGTGTTGTTGGTTTATTAACATCTTTGGCTCTAGCTAAAGCGAAGCTTAACATTATCCATATAGAAAAAGATGAACTAGAAGTAAAAAATGATAATAGAAGTTTAGCTCTCTCATATTCGTCAATAGCATTTTTAAATACCTTAGAAATATGGGATAAAATTACAAGTAGTACACAGCCTATTCAAAAAGTACACATTTCAGATAAAGGTAAATATGGTAGAGCAGAAATATTTGCAAAAGATGAGAATTTACCATTCTTAGGTACTATTGCTCCAATGCAAGAATTACTTAGAGTAGCTTTAGAAGCCGTTGCTAATAATCCTAATATTACAAAATCTTTTGCCACTAATGTCGAAGGTCTTGAAAACCAGGATCAAAGTTATTCTTTAGCAGTTAAGCATAAAAACAGTTCTCACCAGGAAGTAATACAAGCTAAACTTATAATTGCTTGTGACGGTGCAAATTCAAGTATTCGCAAAATGCTGGACGTTGCGGCTAAAACTACTGATTATGAGCAAGATGCTATAGTTTTTGATATCCAAACAGAGCTTGAGCATAAAAACACAGCTTTTGAAAGATTTATGAGTGATGGAGTATTAGCAGTTTTGCCAAAAACTGATAACATTATGGGTTGTGTTTGGACAGTAGATAGAAGTCAGTCAAAATCAAAATTAAACCTTGATGTTAAAGAATTTGAAAAGCTTATCCAAGGTAGGTTTGGTTATAGATTAGGGCAACTAAAACTGGTTTCTAAACCTGCTGTATTCCCACTATATCTTATGCAATCTGAAGAAATGTATAAACAAAATGTTTTATTTTTTGGGAATGCTTTACATTTTTTACATCCAGTCTCAGGTCAGGGTTTAAATTTAAGTATTCGTGATATCGGGTTTTTATACGACTTGCTGAATAATGATTTTTCAGAACAAACTTTAAATCAAAAGTTAGCAGAATTTGCTAAAGTGAGAAAACCAGATCACGATAGAACTATTTATATAATACATGGATTTATTCGCTGGTTTGTGTCAGATGATCCGAAATTAGCTGCAAGTAGAAATATTGGATTACATCTACTACAGCGTAGTAAGTTAGCCAAAAAAGCTCTATCTCGTGTAATGATGGGTAAACTTAGCAAGGGTTCAACTCTTATGAGAAAGGTTGTTGAGTGA
- a CDS encoding UbiH/UbiF/VisC/COQ6 family ubiquinone biosynthesis hydroxylase: MILQKDVVIVGAGMVGLSLALALHKKGLQVAIIEAKSISSKVLDQNRIETRVSAINHTSKRFLKELDVWNIIRSYRVSPYYQMQVWDDDLEEKITITAEEISEHSLGCIVENDVIITALLEKISHTGIEIFDNQKIKEIQRNDNTEKLFLQSVIPELNPESNFVSSNKREILKRVQDDFKESFSIETSLIVGADGANSFVRDYFNFETKVKPYDHISIVATLEIEKEHNQTAYQRFYDKGVLAFLPLEDKNKASIVWSVKTDYANYLMGLKEQEFEKALALAIGNILGDTKLLSKRFSFELLQRHAKSYIQDKVVLVGDAAHSIHPLAGQGVNLGFKDVISLTNVLSESFAKGRLLGAESTLDKYQRDRKLDNTKMITLMKTFKEVFGSDNKYLKKIRRLGLKFVDKNSFIKRIIVKQAL; this comes from the coding sequence ATGATATTGCAAAAAGACGTTGTGATTGTGGGCGCTGGTATGGTAGGGCTAAGTTTAGCCTTAGCTTTACATAAAAAGGGTTTACAAGTGGCAATAATAGAAGCTAAAAGCATTAGCAGTAAAGTACTAGACCAAAACAGAATAGAAACTAGAGTTAGTGCTATAAACCATACATCAAAGAGATTTTTAAAAGAGCTAGATGTATGGAATATTATTAGATCTTATAGGGTTTCACCATATTACCAAATGCAGGTATGGGATGATGATCTTGAAGAAAAAATTACTATTACAGCAGAGGAAATATCAGAACATAGTTTAGGATGTATAGTAGAAAATGATGTTATAATAACAGCTTTATTGGAAAAAATTAGCCACACGGGTATTGAAATATTTGATAATCAAAAAATTAAAGAAATTCAAAGAAATGATAATACTGAAAAGCTTTTCTTACAATCTGTCATTCCGGAGCTTAATCCGGAATCTAATTTTGTTAGTTCTAATAAACGTGAGATCCTAAAACGAGTTCAGGATGACTTTAAGGAGAGCTTTTCAATCGAAACTAGCTTAATCGTTGGAGCTGATGGAGCTAACTCATTTGTTCGAGATTATTTTAATTTTGAAACAAAGGTCAAACCGTATGATCACATATCTATAGTGGCTACCTTAGAGATCGAAAAGGAACATAACCAAACAGCATACCAAAGGTTTTATGATAAAGGTGTATTAGCTTTTTTACCTTTGGAGGATAAAAATAAAGCTTCAATTGTTTGGTCAGTTAAGACAGATTACGCTAATTATTTAATGGGTTTGAAAGAGCAAGAATTTGAAAAAGCTTTAGCTTTAGCGATTGGAAACATATTGGGTGATACTAAATTATTATCAAAAAGATTTAGCTTTGAATTGCTGCAACGCCATGCCAAAAGTTATATTCAAGATAAAGTTGTATTGGTAGGGGATGCTGCTCATAGTATTCATCCACTTGCTGGACAAGGTGTGAATCTTGGTTTTAAGGATGTTATTTCTTTGACTAATGTTCTAAGTGAGAGTTTTGCAAAAGGTAGATTATTGGGGGCTGAATCAACTTTAGACAAATATCAACGTGATAGAAAACTTGATAATACTAAAATGATTACTTTAATGAAAACTTTTAAAGAGGTATTTGGTAGTGATAATAAGTACCTTAAGAAAATACGTAGGCTTGGATTAAAGTTTGTTGATAAAAATAGTTTTATAAAAAGAATTATTGTAAAACAGGCTTTGTAG
- the queA gene encoding tRNA preQ1(34) S-adenosylmethionine ribosyltransferase-isomerase QueA yields MKTDDFDYKLPEEQIASYPLDKRDESRLLKLSKETGNIKDYKFKDFIDFINPKDLLVFNNSKVMLARLYGKKTTGAKLEFLVEKIKTPKVFETHIKANRSPNIGSEIYVQDTLAKVLDKDGGVYLLELQGEKNIYQLMEEFGHIPLPPYMKREDEEFDAERYQTVYAKDLGSVAAPTAGLHFSEELMQQIKNKEVGTAYITLHVGSGTFKPVQVDDVESHKMHSEVISVPEDVCQKIRQTKANGGRVIAIGTTSVRSLETAGQSGQIQAYQGETDIFLYPGKKFNVVDAMITNFHLPKSTLIMLVSAFAGKENIIKAYKHAIDKKYRFYSYGDAMFIY; encoded by the coding sequence ATGAAAACAGATGATTTTGATTATAAATTACCAGAGGAACAAATAGCTAGTTATCCATTGGATAAGCGTGATGAAAGTAGACTTTTAAAGTTAAGTAAAGAGACTGGCAATATCAAAGATTATAAATTTAAAGATTTTATCGATTTTATAAACCCAAAAGATTTACTAGTTTTTAATAATAGTAAAGTAATGTTAGCTCGCCTTTACGGTAAAAAAACTACAGGTGCAAAGCTTGAGTTTTTGGTAGAAAAAATCAAAACACCAAAAGTTTTTGAAACTCATATCAAAGCAAATCGCTCACCAAATATTGGTAGTGAAATATATGTTCAAGACACATTAGCTAAAGTTTTAGATAAAGATGGTGGAGTGTATCTTCTTGAGTTGCAAGGTGAAAAGAACATTTATCAACTAATGGAGGAGTTTGGGCATATTCCACTACCTCCGTATATGAAGCGAGAAGATGAAGAATTTGATGCTGAGCGTTACCAAACAGTTTATGCAAAAGATTTGGGCTCCGTAGCAGCACCCACAGCAGGTTTGCATTTTTCAGAAGAATTAATGCAACAGATAAAAAATAAGGAAGTTGGTACAGCTTATATAACTTTACATGTTGGTTCTGGTACTTTTAAACCTGTACAGGTTGATGATGTAGAGAGCCATAAAATGCATTCAGAAGTTATATCTGTACCAGAAGATGTTTGCCAAAAGATCCGTCAAACAAAAGCAAATGGTGGTAGGGTGATAGCTATAGGAACTACTTCTGTCCGTTCATTAGAAACAGCAGGACAAAGTGGGCAAATACAAGCTTATCAAGGTGAGACAGATATATTTTTATATCCTGGCAAAAAATTTAATGTAGTTGATGCAATGATTACTAATTTTCATTTACCAAAATCGACTTTAATAATGTTAGTAAGTGCATTTGCAGGAAAAGAAAATATAATAAAAGCGTATAAACATGCTATAGATAAAAAATATCGTTTCTATAGTTATGGCGATGCGATGTTTATTTACTAA
- a CDS encoding Cof-type HAD-IIB family hydrolase: MKKAFFFDIDGTLVYENKGQLFVSDKNIQAIKKLRAQGFKTFIATGRTPNFVPPRVYDLPMDGYITANGSVIRVGDKLVYEKLFPQEAITCVLKFCEKHNHNWLFEGDFAYVDDLESEDLKYFYNKVIVNKDKIIKAHNLQNVTIYNALVLGRDVDVVALQHTLGDDYVTAPHIEHGYVDCYLAGHTKADGIDKMVEYLNLQDYETYAFGDGNNDLEMFDRVDVAIAMENATKQLKEKATLITKANYHDGVFHGLVQLGLI; the protein is encoded by the coding sequence ATGAAAAAAGCATTCTTTTTTGATATTGATGGTACGTTGGTCTACGAAAATAAAGGCCAACTTTTTGTTTCTGATAAAAATATTCAAGCTATTAAAAAGCTTAGAGCCCAAGGTTTTAAAACTTTTATAGCTACAGGAAGGACACCAAATTTTGTTCCACCTAGAGTTTATGATTTACCAATGGATGGCTATATTACTGCAAATGGTTCTGTAATACGAGTTGGTGATAAATTAGTCTATGAAAAGCTTTTTCCTCAAGAAGCTATAACTTGTGTGCTTAAATTTTGCGAAAAACATAATCATAATTGGCTTTTTGAAGGTGACTTTGCTTACGTAGATGATCTAGAGTCAGAAGACTTGAAATATTTTTATAATAAAGTTATTGTTAATAAAGATAAGATTATAAAAGCTCACAACTTACAAAATGTAACAATTTATAATGCTCTAGTGTTAGGTAGGGATGTTGATGTTGTAGCATTACAACACACCTTAGGTGATGATTATGTTACAGCACCGCACATTGAACATGGCTATGTTGATTGTTATTTGGCAGGTCATACTAAAGCTGATGGTATAGATAAAATGGTTGAATATCTTAACTTACAAGATTATGAAACTTATGCTTTTGGTGATGGCAATAATGATTTAGAAATGTTTGATAGGGTGGATGTTGCTATAGCAATGGAAAATGCCACTAAGCAGTTAAAAGAAAAGGCAACTTTAATAACAAAAGCGAATTATCATGATGGTGTGTTTCATGGCTTAGTCCAGTTAGGGCTCATATAA